A genome region from Gouania willdenowi chromosome 9, fGouWil2.1, whole genome shotgun sequence includes the following:
- the lsm1 gene encoding U6 snRNA-associated Sm-like protein LSm1, whose product MNYVPGTASLIDDIDKKHLVLLRDGRTLIGFLRSIDQFANLVFHQTVERIHVGKKFGDIPRGIFIVRGENVVLLGEIDVEKPCDAVLQQVSIEEILEEQRLQQQTKQETEKVKLQVLKDRGLSIPKADNLDEY is encoded by the exons ATGAACTACGTGCCTGGGACGGCGAGTCTTATCGACGACATAGACA AAAAACACCTGGTGCTGCTCAGAGACGGTAGGACGCTGATCGGTTTCCTGAGGAGCATCGATCAATTTG CTAATTTGGTGTTTCACCAGACGGTGGAGCGCATCCACGTGGGGAAAAAGTTTGGAGACATTCCCAGAGGAATCTTCATCGTCAGGGGAGAGAATGTGGTGCTGCTGGGAGAGATA GATGTGGAGAAACCCTGTGACGCAGTCCTGCAGCAGGTCTCCATAGAGGAGATCCTGGAGGAGCAGCGGTTGCAGCAGCAGACCAAGCAGGAAACGGAGAAAGTCAAACTGCAGGTCCTGAAAGACCGAGGCCTCTCCATCCCCAAAGCTGACAACTTGGACGAATACTAA